In Phreatobacter stygius, a genomic segment contains:
- the nudC gene encoding NAD(+) diphosphatase — protein sequence MSDFDPMPKLPPISLGYTENTLDRMSAKRGDAGWVAATLADPRARLYLFGGETPVLRRNGEMADPLFTLAEAEPFGPGLETAFLGLANGAPRFARLLPDFAKPDPEAYRIPEVKLADPSLLVTDMRSIAVAGLVEAHHLGPMAEGKALMYWHTTHRFCGKCGSPSTAAQAGWRRDCPTCQAVHFPRTDPVVIMLAVDGDRCLMGRQRRFPPGMYSALAGFLEPGETIADAVRREIMEEAHIAVGRVGYLFDQPWPFPGSLMIGCHAEATSREIEIDTEELEDARWFTREECWMMLARQHPERLSCPPPIAIAHHLIRAFVDGGLVIRE from the coding sequence ATGTCCGATTTCGACCCCATGCCCAAGCTTCCGCCGATCAGCCTCGGCTATACCGAAAATACGCTCGACCGGATGAGCGCCAAGCGCGGCGATGCCGGCTGGGTGGCGGCCACGCTCGCCGATCCGCGCGCCCGGCTCTACCTGTTCGGTGGCGAAACGCCGGTGCTCAGGCGCAATGGCGAGATGGCCGACCCGCTGTTCACGCTGGCCGAAGCCGAGCCGTTCGGTCCCGGCCTGGAGACGGCTTTCCTCGGCCTCGCCAATGGCGCGCCGCGTTTTGCCCGCCTCCTGCCCGACTTCGCCAAGCCCGACCCGGAAGCCTATCGCATCCCCGAGGTGAAGCTCGCGGATCCGAGCCTCCTGGTCACCGACATGCGCTCGATCGCGGTCGCCGGGCTGGTCGAGGCCCATCACCTCGGGCCGATGGCCGAGGGCAAGGCCTTGATGTACTGGCACACGACCCACCGCTTCTGCGGCAAATGCGGCTCGCCCTCGACGGCGGCCCAGGCCGGCTGGCGGCGCGATTGCCCGACCTGCCAGGCGGTGCATTTTCCGCGCACCGATCCGGTGGTGATCATGCTGGCGGTCGACGGCGACCGCTGCCTGATGGGCCGCCAGCGCCGGTTTCCGCCGGGCATGTATTCGGCGCTCGCCGGCTTCCTGGAGCCGGGCGAGACGATTGCCGACGCGGTGCGTCGCGAGATCATGGAAGAAGCCCATATTGCGGTCGGCCGGGTCGGTTATCTGTTCGACCAGCCCTGGCCCTTCCCCGGCTCGCTGATGATCGGCTGCCATGCCGAGGCGACCTCGCGCGAGATCGAGATCGACACCGAGGAGCTCGAGGACGCACGCTGGTTCACCCGCGAGGAGTGCTGGATGATGCTGGCGCGCCAGCATCCCGAGCGGCTGTCCTGCCCGCCGCCGATCGCCATCGCCCATCACCTCATCCGGGCCTTCGTCGATGGCGGCCTGGTGATCAGGGAATAG
- a CDS encoding LysR family transcriptional regulator produces MDYDTFRLAVALADTGDLGKAGARAGGIGKRTVTARIAQLERRIGALLFDHSGKTVRLTPAGEAFVGEARLALAASERAERLARAVAGRPDTIAIGVAAGALFGPLRDIAEDPAWAEAGLAPEIHDLQAADQLQALADGRLVLGFLSPPFAATPRLEHRIVAASKWSAAVPQADAHLRKTVSLANLARKPLVMLDRALAPLVHDGLIGAFRATGADPHVAQSAREWPSVLAMVALGLGSALVPSVIAKRLTVDGATILPLAEAADLPPWTTACAWMPQPPGSRAAEAIALVKKRLG; encoded by the coding sequence ATGGACTACGACACATTTCGTCTCGCGGTGGCGCTCGCCGATACCGGCGACCTCGGCAAGGCCGGCGCGCGTGCCGGCGGCATCGGCAAGCGCACCGTCACGGCGCGCATCGCCCAGCTCGAGCGGCGGATTGGCGCGCTGCTGTTCGATCATTCCGGCAAGACGGTGCGGCTGACGCCGGCGGGCGAAGCCTTTGTCGGCGAGGCACGCCTGGCGCTTGCCGCCTCTGAGCGGGCCGAGCGGCTGGCGCGCGCCGTCGCCGGGCGCCCCGACACGATCGCCATCGGGGTTGCCGCCGGCGCACTGTTCGGGCCGCTGCGCGACATTGCCGAGGATCCGGCCTGGGCCGAGGCCGGGCTCGCGCCCGAGATTCACGACCTGCAGGCCGCCGATCAATTGCAGGCACTCGCCGACGGCCGGCTGGTGCTGGGGTTTCTCAGCCCGCCCTTTGCCGCGACGCCGCGCCTGGAGCATCGCATCGTGGCGGCCTCCAAATGGTCGGCGGCGGTGCCCCAGGCCGATGCCCATCTGCGCAAGACGGTCAGCCTCGCCAATCTCGCCCGCAAGCCGCTCGTCATGCTCGACCGCGCGCTCGCGCCGCTCGTCCATGACGGGCTCATCGGCGCCTTCAGGGCAACCGGCGCCGATCCCCATGTCGCGCAAAGCGCCAGGGAATGGCCGTCGGTCCTCGCCATGGTGGCGCTCGGCCTCGGTTCGGCGCTGGTGCCCTCGGTGATCGCCAAGCGCCTGACCGTCGACGGCGCGACCATCCTGCCGCTGGCCGAGGCGGCCGATCTGCCGCCCTGGACCACCGCCTGCGCCTGGATGCCGCAACCGCCGGGCTCGCGCGCAGCCGAAGCCATCGCGCTGGTCAAGAAGCGGCTCGGCTAA
- a CDS encoding HIT family protein → MTSEQHDLEIDPRLAADSVPVTDLSLCHIRLMNDATYPWLILIPRRDGAVEIADLARADRIALMDEIALASGVLRAMTHCDKLNVAALGNMVPQLHVHVIARFRGDPAWPGPVWGKAPPQAYGDTPRAGLVAALAARLVTG, encoded by the coding sequence ATGACCAGTGAACAGCACGACCTCGAGATCGACCCGCGGCTGGCCGCCGATTCGGTGCCGGTGACCGACCTTTCGCTCTGTCATATCAGGCTGATGAACGATGCCACCTATCCCTGGCTCATTCTGATTCCGCGCCGCGACGGAGCTGTGGAAATCGCCGATCTGGCGCGCGCCGACCGCATCGCCCTGATGGACGAGATCGCGCTCGCCTCCGGCGTGCTGCGGGCGATGACCCATTGCGACAAGCTCAATGTCGCGGCGCTCGGCAATATGGTGCCGCAGCTTCATGTTCATGTCATCGCGCGCTTCCGCGGCGATCCCGCCTGGCCCGGCCCGGTCTGGGGCAAGGCGCCGCCGCAGGCCTATGGCGATACGCCGCGCGCTGGCCTGGTCGCGGCGCTGGCTGCAAGGCTCGTCACCGGCTGA
- a CDS encoding prephenate dehydratase, with amino-acid sequence MILAPKRISFQGELGANSHIAANDVFPQADVLPCPSFEDAFAAVQNGEADLGMIPIENSIAGRVADVHHLLPRAGLHIIGEYFLPIRFQLMAIKGASLATIKTARSHIMGIGQCRLIIRKLGLKPVVAGDTAGSAREVAEACDPTQAAIAPRLAAEVYGLDILAEDIEDAAHNTTRFVILSRQKIWAAPNQNCLTSFVFQVRNVPAALYKATGGFATNGVNMTKLESHMIDGRFVATEFYAEIEGHPDDRPVKLALEELAFFAKELTILGVFPQHPWRNEVEKQIAE; translated from the coding sequence ATGATCCTCGCGCCGAAGCGCATTTCCTTCCAGGGCGAACTCGGAGCCAATTCGCATATCGCGGCGAATGACGTGTTTCCGCAGGCCGACGTGCTGCCGTGCCCGAGCTTCGAGGACGCCTTCGCCGCCGTGCAGAACGGCGAGGCCGATCTCGGCATGATCCCGATCGAGAATTCGATCGCCGGCCGCGTCGCCGACGTCCACCATCTGCTGCCGCGCGCCGGCCTGCACATCATCGGCGAATATTTCCTGCCGATCCGCTTCCAGCTGATGGCGATCAAGGGCGCATCGCTCGCCACCATCAAGACCGCGCGCAGCCACATCATGGGCATCGGCCAGTGCCGGCTGATCATCCGCAAGCTCGGCCTGAAGCCGGTGGTCGCGGGCGACACGGCCGGTTCGGCGCGCGAGGTGGCGGAGGCCTGCGACCCGACACAAGCCGCCATCGCGCCGAGGCTCGCGGCCGAGGTCTATGGCCTCGACATCCTCGCCGAGGACATCGAGGACGCTGCTCACAACACCACGCGCTTCGTCATCCTGTCGCGCCAGAAGATCTGGGCCGCACCCAACCAGAACTGCCTGACCAGCTTCGTCTTTCAGGTGCGCAACGTGCCGGCCGCGCTCTACAAGGCGACCGGCGGCTTCGCCACCAACGGCGTCAACATGACCAAGCTCGAAAGCCACATGATCGACGGCCGCTTCGTCGCCACCGAGTTCTATGCCGAGATCGAGGGCCATCCGGACGACCGGCCGGTCAAGCTGGCGCTGGAAGAGCTCGCCTTCTTCGCCAAGGAACTGACCATTCTCGGCGTGTTTCCGCAGCACCCCTGGCGCAACGAAGTGGAAAAGCAGATCGCCGAGTAA
- a CDS encoding DNA polymerase III subunit gamma/tau, giving the protein MDSTPENEPGFDLGVTEPAAGASYRVLARKYRPQSFEDLIGQEAMVRTLSNAFDTGRIAQAYVFTGVRGVGKTTTARILARALNYELPGEIDKPSIHLSRPGIHCQAIMEGRHVDVMEIDAASHTGIDDVRAITDGARYAPVSARYKVYIVDEVHMLSEKAWNAFLKTLEEPPAHVKFMFATTEIRKVPVTVLSRCQRFDLRRVDADVLVRHLQSICGKEKVEVEADALGLIARAGEGSVRDSLSILDQAIAHGAGQVSSDEVRRMLGLADRARVIDLFEHLMSGNIAAAMAELKSQYDDGADPEIVLTELAEFVHFVTRVKVVPQAADDLSFSETERDRGRIFAAKLSHRVLTRAWQMLMKGIEEVGRSPKPFASADMVLVRIAYAADLPTPDEALRMLADGSAAASAPALRAPGNGNGGGANGHGAGNLGAGNLGAGNLGAGNLGASNAAVAPRLQSVAMPERAPAAMQAPAAMQAPLAAPAQPGLVLASFPEVVKLVADKRDIRLKSALERDVHLVRCEDGRLDIRLTRQALPTLAGDIQKKLSDWTGKRWMVTVSSEDGEPTLREQQEAEQAARERGVLAHPTIQAILTRFPGAEIVSVRPLNDQVDGAVAAPVERDDDDDNWEPVAPWDDDF; this is encoded by the coding sequence ATGGATTCCACGCCCGAGAACGAACCCGGGTTCGATCTCGGGGTGACAGAGCCCGCAGCAGGCGCGAGCTATCGCGTGCTCGCCCGCAAATACCGCCCGCAGAGCTTCGAGGACCTGATCGGCCAGGAGGCCATGGTCCGGACCCTGTCGAATGCCTTCGACACCGGCCGGATCGCCCAGGCCTATGTGTTCACCGGCGTGCGCGGGGTCGGCAAGACCACCACCGCCCGCATTCTGGCCCGCGCCCTCAATTACGAACTGCCCGGCGAGATCGACAAGCCGTCGATCCACCTGTCCAGGCCCGGCATCCACTGCCAGGCGATCATGGAAGGCCGGCATGTCGACGTGATGGAGATCGACGCGGCCTCCCATACCGGCATTGACGACGTCCGGGCGATTACCGACGGCGCGCGTTATGCGCCGGTGTCGGCGCGCTACAAGGTCTATATCGTCGACGAGGTCCACATGCTCTCGGAGAAGGCGTGGAACGCCTTCCTGAAGACGCTGGAGGAACCGCCGGCCCATGTGAAGTTCATGTTCGCCACCACCGAGATCCGCAAGGTGCCGGTGACGGTGCTGTCGCGCTGCCAGCGCTTCGATCTCCGGCGCGTCGATGCCGACGTGCTGGTACGCCACCTGCAATCGATCTGCGGCAAGGAAAAGGTCGAGGTCGAGGCCGACGCGCTCGGGCTGATCGCGCGCGCCGGCGAAGGCTCGGTGCGCGACAGCCTGTCGATCCTCGACCAGGCGATTGCGCACGGTGCCGGCCAGGTGAGTTCGGACGAGGTCCGCCGCATGCTGGGCCTGGCCGACCGCGCGCGGGTCATCGACCTGTTCGAACATTTGATGTCGGGCAATATCGCCGCCGCCATGGCCGAGCTGAAAAGCCAGTATGACGACGGCGCCGACCCGGAAATCGTGCTGACGGAACTGGCCGAATTCGTCCATTTCGTCACCCGCGTGAAGGTCGTGCCGCAGGCTGCCGATGACCTGTCGTTCAGCGAGACCGAACGCGACCGCGGCCGCATCTTCGCGGCCAAGCTGTCGCACCGGGTGCTGACGCGGGCCTGGCAGATGCTGATGAAGGGCATCGAGGAGGTCGGCCGCTCGCCGAAACCCTTCGCCTCCGCCGACATGGTGCTGGTGCGCATCGCTTATGCCGCCGACCTGCCGACGCCCGACGAAGCCTTGCGCATGCTGGCCGACGGCTCGGCGGCGGCCTCCGCGCCGGCGCTGCGCGCGCCGGGCAACGGCAATGGTGGTGGCGCAAACGGCCATGGCGCGGGAAATCTGGGCGCGGGAAATCTGGGCGCGGGAAATCTCGGCGCGGGCAACCTTGGCGCCAGCAATGCCGCGGTCGCGCCCAGGCTTCAGTCGGTCGCCATGCCGGAGCGCGCGCCGGCGGCGATGCAGGCCCCGGCCGCCATGCAGGCGCCTTTGGCAGCGCCAGCCCAGCCGGGCCTGGTGCTCGCATCCTTCCCCGAGGTGGTGAAGCTCGTCGCCGACAAACGCGATATCCGGTTGAAGAGCGCGCTCGAGCGCGACGTGCACCTGGTGCGCTGCGAGGACGGCCGGCTCGACATCCGGCTGACCCGCCAGGCGCTGCCGACGCTCGCCGGCGACATTCAGAAAAAACTGTCGGACTGGACCGGCAAGCGCTGGATGGTCACCGTGTCGTCGGAAGACGGTGAACCGACCCTCCGCGAACAGCAGGAGGCCGAACAGGCCGCCCGCGAGCGCGGCGTTCTCGCCCATCCGACCATCCAGGCCATCCTGACCCGCTTTCCGGGCGCCGAGATCGTCTCGGTCCGGCCGTTGAACGATCAGGTCGACGGCGCCGTCGCCGCACCCGTCGAGCGCGACGACGATGACGACAATTGGGAGCCGGTGGCCCCCTGGGACGACGACTTCTGA